A stretch of Rhododendron vialii isolate Sample 1 chromosome 4a, ASM3025357v1 DNA encodes these proteins:
- the LOC131321973 gene encoding indole-3-acetic acid-amido synthetase GH3.10 isoform X2: MEETAKNNDNNNKSNGGGDHTSTGATGSGIIGWFEDMAENAGRVQTEMLRRILVQNHGVEYLRKWLGDDVGSVEEMEGSVLESVYRSLVPVVCHADLEPYIERIADGDTSPLLTQQPITTLSLRVYPIREGGRILEFIYSSKQFKTKGGLAAGTATTHYFASEEFKIKQEQTKAFTCSPEEVISSGDYKQSTYCHLLLGLFFSHQVEFVASTFAYSMVQAFRSFQELWKQICDDIREGTLSSRITIPELRESVLGLISKDPCLASRIEAICKDLQGWNWFGLVPRLWPNAKYVYAIMTGSMQHYLKKLRHYVGDLPLVSADYGSTESWIGVNLDPSFPPEKVNFAVVPTFSYFEFIPLYPQSQEFNSVDDDFAEGEPIPLSQVKVGQHYEIVLTTFTGLYRCRLGDVVEVTGFYKETPKLNFICRRKLILTVNIDKNTEKDLQLVVERGSQVLTNNKARAEIVDFTSHADVAAYPGHYVIYWEIEGEVEEGVLGECCREMDASFADHGYVVSRKTKSIGPLELCVVERGTFRKILEHFIGNGAALSQFKTPRCTSDEGILRILDACTVNRFHSTAYG, from the exons atggaaGAAACTGCGAAAAACAACGATAACAACAACAAGAGCAATGGGGGAGGGGACCATACCAGTACTGGTGCTACCGGAAGTGGAATCATCGGTTGGTTCGAGGACATGGCGGAGAACGCGGGCCGAGTCCAGACGGAGATGCTTCGCCGGATCCTCGTGCAGAATCACGGCGTGGAGTACTTGAGAAAATGGCTGGGAGATGACGTTGGTAGCGTTGAGGAGATGGAAGGGAGTGTTTTGGAATCGGTTTACAGGTCACTGGTGCCTGTGGTTTGTCATGCAGATTTGGAGCCGTACATAGAGAGGATAGCTGATGGGGACACCTCTCCTCTGCTCACTCAGCAACCCATTACTACTCTCTCCTTAAG GGTATACCCAATAAGAGAAGGAGGGAGGATCCTAGAGTTCATATACAGCAGCAAACAGTTCAAAACAAAGGGTGGCTTAGCAGCAGGAACAGCCACAACTCACTATTTCGCAAGTGAAGAGTTCAAGATCAAACAAGAGCAAACAAAAGCATTCACCTGCAGCCCGGAAGAAGTCATTTCAAGTGGAGACTACAAACAATCCACCTACTGCCACCTCCTCCTCGGCCTCTTCTTCTCCCACCAAGTAGAATTCGTAGCCTCCACTTTCGCATACAGCATGGTCCAGGCGTTCAGATCGTTTCAAGAACTGTGGAAACAGATTTGTGACGATATCAGAGAAGGCACTCTCAGTTCAAGAATCACCATACCCGAATTGCGAGAATCCGTTTTGGGTCTCATCTCGAAAGACCCGTGTTTGGCCTCGCGGATCGAAGCGATTTGCAAGGATTTACAAGGCTggaattggtttggtttggttccgagGCTATGGCCGAATGCAAAGTATGTGTACGCTATAATGACGGGGTCGATGCAGCATTACTTGAAGAAACTAAGGCATTACGTGGGGGATCTGCCGTTGGTGAGTGCCGATTATGGATCGACTGAGAGCTGGATTGGGGTGAATCTGGATCCTTCTTTTCCACCGGAGAAGGTTAATTTCGCGGTAGTACCGACTTTTTCGTACTTTGAGTTCATACCACTTTATCCGCAGAGCCAGGAATTCAATTCGGTAGATGATGATTTCGCGGAAGGAGAGCCAATTCCGCTATCTCAGGTGAAAGTTGGGCAGCACTACGAGATTGTTCTAACCACATTCACAG GGCTTTATAGGTGCAGACTGGGAGATGTGGTGGAAGTGACTGGATTTTACAAAGAGACCCCCAAGCTCAACTTCATATGCAGAAGAAAGCTAATCCTAACAGTAAACATAGACAAGAACACCGAAAAGGACCTCCAGCTAGTGGTGGAAAGGGGGTCCCAAGTCCTAACCAATAACAAGGCTCGAGCCGAGATAGTCGATTTCACGAGTCACGCCGACGTGGCCGCCTACCCCGGCCACTACGTGATTTACTGGGAGATCGAGGGTGAAGTGGAGGAGGGAGTCCTCGGCGAGTGCTGCCGGGAGATGGATGCGTCGTTCGCGGATCACGGGTACGTCGTGTCCAGGAAAACAAAGTCCATCGGGCCGCTCGAGCTGTGTGTCGTGGAGAGGGGGACTTTTAGGAAGATTTTGGAGCATTTTATAGGGAATGGGGCAGCTTTGAGCCAGTTCAAGACCCCAAGGTGTACTAGTGACGAGGGGATTTTGAGGATTCTTGATGCTTGCACTGTCAACAGGTTTCATAGCACAGCATATGGCTAG
- the LOC131321973 gene encoding indole-3-acetic acid-amido synthetase GH3.10 isoform X1, whose product MEETAKNNDNNNKSNGGGDHTSTGATGSGIIGWFEDMAENAGRVQTEMLRRILVQNHGVEYLRKWLGDDVGSVEEMEGSVLESVYRSLVPVVCHADLEPYIERIADGDTSPLLTQQPITTLSLSSGTTDGRQKYVPFTSHSSKTTLQTFRLAAAYRSRVYPIREGGRILEFIYSSKQFKTKGGLAAGTATTHYFASEEFKIKQEQTKAFTCSPEEVISSGDYKQSTYCHLLLGLFFSHQVEFVASTFAYSMVQAFRSFQELWKQICDDIREGTLSSRITIPELRESVLGLISKDPCLASRIEAICKDLQGWNWFGLVPRLWPNAKYVYAIMTGSMQHYLKKLRHYVGDLPLVSADYGSTESWIGVNLDPSFPPEKVNFAVVPTFSYFEFIPLYPQSQEFNSVDDDFAEGEPIPLSQVKVGQHYEIVLTTFTGLYRCRLGDVVEVTGFYKETPKLNFICRRKLILTVNIDKNTEKDLQLVVERGSQVLTNNKARAEIVDFTSHADVAAYPGHYVIYWEIEGEVEEGVLGECCREMDASFADHGYVVSRKTKSIGPLELCVVERGTFRKILEHFIGNGAALSQFKTPRCTSDEGILRILDACTVNRFHSTAYG is encoded by the exons atggaaGAAACTGCGAAAAACAACGATAACAACAACAAGAGCAATGGGGGAGGGGACCATACCAGTACTGGTGCTACCGGAAGTGGAATCATCGGTTGGTTCGAGGACATGGCGGAGAACGCGGGCCGAGTCCAGACGGAGATGCTTCGCCGGATCCTCGTGCAGAATCACGGCGTGGAGTACTTGAGAAAATGGCTGGGAGATGACGTTGGTAGCGTTGAGGAGATGGAAGGGAGTGTTTTGGAATCGGTTTACAGGTCACTGGTGCCTGTGGTTTGTCATGCAGATTTGGAGCCGTACATAGAGAGGATAGCTGATGGGGACACCTCTCCTCTGCTCACTCAGCAACCCATTACTACTCTCTCCTTAAG TTCTGGAACCACTGACGGCAGACAGAAGTACGTACCATTTACCAGCCATAGCTCCAAGACCACTCTTCAGACTTTTAGGTTGGCAGCTGCATACAGAtcaag GGTATACCCAATAAGAGAAGGAGGGAGGATCCTAGAGTTCATATACAGCAGCAAACAGTTCAAAACAAAGGGTGGCTTAGCAGCAGGAACAGCCACAACTCACTATTTCGCAAGTGAAGAGTTCAAGATCAAACAAGAGCAAACAAAAGCATTCACCTGCAGCCCGGAAGAAGTCATTTCAAGTGGAGACTACAAACAATCCACCTACTGCCACCTCCTCCTCGGCCTCTTCTTCTCCCACCAAGTAGAATTCGTAGCCTCCACTTTCGCATACAGCATGGTCCAGGCGTTCAGATCGTTTCAAGAACTGTGGAAACAGATTTGTGACGATATCAGAGAAGGCACTCTCAGTTCAAGAATCACCATACCCGAATTGCGAGAATCCGTTTTGGGTCTCATCTCGAAAGACCCGTGTTTGGCCTCGCGGATCGAAGCGATTTGCAAGGATTTACAAGGCTggaattggtttggtttggttccgagGCTATGGCCGAATGCAAAGTATGTGTACGCTATAATGACGGGGTCGATGCAGCATTACTTGAAGAAACTAAGGCATTACGTGGGGGATCTGCCGTTGGTGAGTGCCGATTATGGATCGACTGAGAGCTGGATTGGGGTGAATCTGGATCCTTCTTTTCCACCGGAGAAGGTTAATTTCGCGGTAGTACCGACTTTTTCGTACTTTGAGTTCATACCACTTTATCCGCAGAGCCAGGAATTCAATTCGGTAGATGATGATTTCGCGGAAGGAGAGCCAATTCCGCTATCTCAGGTGAAAGTTGGGCAGCACTACGAGATTGTTCTAACCACATTCACAG GGCTTTATAGGTGCAGACTGGGAGATGTGGTGGAAGTGACTGGATTTTACAAAGAGACCCCCAAGCTCAACTTCATATGCAGAAGAAAGCTAATCCTAACAGTAAACATAGACAAGAACACCGAAAAGGACCTCCAGCTAGTGGTGGAAAGGGGGTCCCAAGTCCTAACCAATAACAAGGCTCGAGCCGAGATAGTCGATTTCACGAGTCACGCCGACGTGGCCGCCTACCCCGGCCACTACGTGATTTACTGGGAGATCGAGGGTGAAGTGGAGGAGGGAGTCCTCGGCGAGTGCTGCCGGGAGATGGATGCGTCGTTCGCGGATCACGGGTACGTCGTGTCCAGGAAAACAAAGTCCATCGGGCCGCTCGAGCTGTGTGTCGTGGAGAGGGGGACTTTTAGGAAGATTTTGGAGCATTTTATAGGGAATGGGGCAGCTTTGAGCCAGTTCAAGACCCCAAGGTGTACTAGTGACGAGGGGATTTTGAGGATTCTTGATGCTTGCACTGTCAACAGGTTTCATAGCACAGCATATGGCTAG
- the LOC131323649 gene encoding putative cell wall protein gives MAPNPKTLRFLLNLTILLALASHAHSAGRIIPAHSENTDPKKPQSFIDTDGSFLIPGVGRFTFPGVGTPLNPFTYNPVTGTSGGVATPTGFASTGSGGSNIPSGDDTFVPTAPGGEVPSAAVYCSSVCVLSACRMVELIE, from the exons ATGGCTCCCAACCCTAAAACACTCCGTTTCCTTCTCAATCTCACCATCCTCCTTGCCTTAGCTAGCCATGCACACTCGGCCGGGCGCATCATCCCAGCCCACTCCGAAAACACAGACCCGAAAAAACCTCAGTCGTTCATCGACACGGACGGTAGCTTTCTCATTCCGGGAGTCGGCCGCTTCACGTTCCCCGGAGTGGGAACACCACTCAATCCATTCACCTACAATCCAGTCACTGGCACCAGCGGCGGTGTTGCCACCCCCACTGGCTTTGCTAGCACTGGATCGGGTGGCAGTAATATTCCTAGTGGCGATGATACGTTCGTCCCGACGGCCCCCGGTGGCGAGGTCCCAAGCGCGGCCGTG TACTGTAGTAGTGTTTGTGTGCTTTCTGCTTGTAGAATGGTTGAATTAATTGAATAA